Proteins encoded together in one Chiloscyllium plagiosum isolate BGI_BamShark_2017 chromosome 3, ASM401019v2, whole genome shotgun sequence window:
- the LOC122548481 gene encoding N-acylneuraminate-9-phosphatase, with translation MRTPIDVMAVRGSGSGVAALLFDLDNTLIDTAGAGRHAGQQVKDLLITQHGYEESAAHLVIEKFYMKLENGHPDSSMQRDIDKERTLLFELAIQETNGTKPDEGLAAECYFLWKNTRLKHIHIPAEVKAMLRKLRQSYKLLLLTNGSSSVQREKIKVCQCEKYFDIIVVGGEQQEQKPASSIFQECFRLLEVKPDACVMIGDDLKTDIQGGVNAGVSATIWINNNNLKPDAHNAVPDYTVKTVLEVKDILEYINHKV, from the exons ATGCGCACACCTATCGATGTGATGGCCGTTAGAGGAAGTGGGTCTGGTGTTGCCGCGCTTCTGTTCGACTTGGATAACACCCTAATCGATACTGCCGGGGCCGGGAGACACGCGGGACAGCAG GTCAAGGATCTATTAATAACACAACATGGTTATGAAGAGTCTGCTGCTCATCTTGTTATTGAGAAGTTTTATATGAAGTTGGAGAATGGGCATCCTGATTCCTCTatgcagagagatattgataaagAGCGCACATTACTTTTTGAATTAGCTATACAAGAAACAAATGGGACGAAACCAGACGAGGGTTTGGCTGCTGAATGTTATTTTCTGTGGAAAAATACAAGACTCAAACATATCCACATTCCTGCTGAGGTGAAGGCCATGTTGAGGAAGCTACGTCAGTCCTACAAGTTGCTTTTACTAACCAATGGGAGTTCCTCGGTACAAAGGGAGAAGATTAAAGTCTGCCAATGTGAGAAGTACTTTGACATAATAGTTGTAGGTGGGGAACAGCAGGAGCAGAAACCAGCTAGTTCTATATTTCAAGAATGTTTCAGGCTCTTGGAAGTGAAGCCTGATGCATGTGTGATGATTGGTGATGATCTAAAGACTGATATTCAAGGTGGGGTGAATGCTGGTGTGAGCGCAACTATCTGGATAAACAACAATAATCTAAAACCTGACGCACACAATGCAGTGCCTGACTATACTGTTAAAACAGTATTAGAAGTTAAGGATATATTGGAATACATTAACCATAAAGTTTAA